The Magnetococcales bacterium DNA window CCCGGTCCGGGGATAGACCGGAGCCACGGTTTGCATGAACGCCTTGCAATAGGGGCAATAATCGCTGGTAAAGACAACCAGACGACCGGAAACCGGTTCCGGCTTCGGCTTCGGCTCGTCGGCCAGCACAGAGGCCGCCCAACTCATGAGCAGCGCAACGACCAAAAGTGTGGAACGCCTGGGGGTGATCACGTTGGCACAATCGACCTTTCATGGTCCGAGGGTACGTAAAGAAAATTTCTTCCACCATACAACAATTCCAGCCACGAATGCAAAATTCCACAAAACACCCCCCATCAGACCGGGAGTCGCATGCCCCCGGATGATCAACGCCCCTTGGCAGGCAGCCTGTTCCGGTCCAACAATGACCTTTTGGATTCTTTCCATCCACCAATCCCACCCCGCGCCGATCCCATGACCCCACCCCGACTTTCCGTGATTGTGCCCACCTGGAACGAAGCCGCGACCCTGCCCGACCTCCTGGCCCAGTTGCGCCGCCAGACCGGAGTGACCCTGGAGGTTCTGGTCTCAGACCCCGGTTCGACGGATGGCACCCGGGCATTGGCCCACCAGTGGGGCGCCCAGGTGGTGGCATCCCCCTGTCGGGGCCGAGGGGCGCAGATGAACGCCGGAGCCAACATCGCGACGGGACGGGATCTGCTGTTTCTGCACGCCGACTCCGGCTTGGCCGATCCCCGACTGTTGCAACGGGCGCTGGTCCACCTGGACCACATCCGCGCCCACTCCGGGGATCGATGGGCCGGGCACTTCCGGTTGCGGTTCGTCGATCCGCCCTTCGCCCCCCCCTGGATTTTACGTTATTTCGAGCACAAAACCATGCTCAACCGACCCGAAGGGATCCACGGTGACCAGGGGTTGCTGCTCTCTCGCCGTTTTTTCGAGGAACTGGGAGGATTCAACACCGGACTGCCCTTTCTGGAAGACCAACACCTCTCCCGACAGGTGGCCCATCTGGGCCGCTGGACCACCCTGCCCGGCACCCTGGAAAGCTCCGCCCGACGCTTCCGTCAAGAGGGGGTAATCCGGCGCATGCTGCTCAACGCCATGATCCTGACCAGCTTCCACACGGACTTTGCCGGATTTCTCCAGCACGCCCCCACCCTCTACCGGACCCAGGACGCCACCCAACCCCTGCGGCTGATCCCGTTTTTGCGTCTCATCCGCGACCTCGACCGGGCAACAAAGCGGATCGAAGCCTGGCAACGCTGGTATCGCATCGGTCGATTCCTGCGCCGCAATTTGCTGTGGCAACTGTTTTTTCTGTTGGATCTGCTGGTCACACCCCTCCGCCCTCCGGAGCGTTTTCCCCTGCTGGCATTGCACGATCGGGTGGTGCAACCCC harbors:
- a CDS encoding TIGR04283 family arsenosugar biosynthesis glycosyltransferase, which gives rise to MTPPRLSVIVPTWNEAATLPDLLAQLRRQTGVTLEVLVSDPGSTDGTRALAHQWGAQVVASPCRGRGAQMNAGANIATGRDLLFLHADSGLADPRLLQRALVHLDHIRAHSGDRWAGHFRLRFVDPPFAPPWILRYFEHKTMLNRPEGIHGDQGLLLSRRFFEELGGFNTGLPFLEDQHLSRQVAHLGRWTTLPGTLESSARRFRQEGVIRRMLLNAMILTSFHTDFAGFLQHAPTLYRTQDATQPLRLIPFLRLIRDLDRATKRIEAWQRWYRIGRFLRRNLLWQLFFLLDLLVTPLRPPERFPLLALHDRVVQPLLDFTPLDAVLALLTRLGTTLATFESCKSRK